From one Microlunatus sp. Gsoil 973 genomic stretch:
- a CDS encoding GNAT family N-acetyltransferase — MTGPTDEIEVRKNEQTRLYEAVAGDRVIGSLAYESVGGKTALTHSFVDPDRRHSGVGSALAEFALTDVTADGVRPVIYCGFVADYVDAHPQWKPAVEVSRWGMIPTSTGPSRPKSAE, encoded by the coding sequence GTGACCGGCCCGACCGATGAGATCGAAGTACGCAAGAACGAGCAGACACGTCTCTATGAGGCTGTCGCCGGTGACCGGGTGATCGGGAGTCTGGCTTACGAATCAGTGGGTGGGAAGACCGCTCTGACCCATTCCTTCGTCGATCCGGATCGACGGCACAGCGGAGTCGGGTCGGCGCTGGCGGAGTTTGCGCTCACCGACGTGACAGCCGATGGGGTGCGCCCGGTCATCTACTGCGGTTTCGTTGCCGACTATGTCGATGCCCACCCGCAATGGAAACCAGCGGTGGAGGTGTCCCGTTGGGGGATGATCCCGACAAGTACAGGGCCTTCACGACCCAAGTCGGCGGAGTGA
- a CDS encoding NADP-dependent oxidoreductase: MKAIVVTDQSKGFAGVTLAERPEPTATTNDVIVRVEASGFIPTELEWPSTWTDRANRDRTPSIPGHEFSGVVTELGYGATGVSVGQRVLGISDWHRDGTLAEYLAIEARDCTPLPGDVDFTVAASLPISGLTAWQGLFTHGRLQSGQSVLVHGAAGAVGTMATQLAREAGAHVIGTGRAADRQKAIDFGAHDFVDLANDPLHDVGPVDLVFDLIGGDVQQQSAALIKAGGTLVSVVGPVKARPADGLAIDFVVESDRRQLTEIVQRVRDGRLRTNIGAVDSLDNAVPALNPTERRKGKTVITVRP; the protein is encoded by the coding sequence ATGAAGGCGATCGTAGTAACCGACCAGAGTAAAGGATTTGCCGGCGTCACGCTGGCAGAGCGGCCCGAGCCGACCGCCACAACCAACGACGTCATTGTGCGGGTCGAGGCATCCGGATTCATTCCGACCGAGCTGGAATGGCCCTCGACCTGGACCGACCGCGCCAACCGGGATCGGACCCCGTCGATACCCGGGCATGAATTCAGCGGCGTGGTCACCGAACTCGGCTACGGCGCGACCGGAGTATCGGTCGGGCAACGAGTCCTCGGCATCAGTGACTGGCATCGTGACGGCACCCTCGCCGAGTACCTCGCCATCGAGGCGCGTGACTGCACGCCACTACCGGGCGACGTCGACTTCACCGTGGCTGCCAGCCTGCCGATCTCGGGGCTGACCGCCTGGCAAGGACTATTCACCCACGGCCGTCTGCAATCCGGCCAGAGCGTTCTGGTTCACGGCGCGGCCGGCGCTGTCGGAACCATGGCGACCCAGCTCGCCCGCGAAGCCGGAGCCCATGTCATCGGCACCGGGCGCGCCGCCGACCGGCAGAAGGCCATCGACTTCGGTGCGCACGACTTCGTCGACCTGGCGAACGACCCGCTGCACGATGTCGGCCCGGTCGACCTCGTGTTCGACCTGATCGGTGGTGACGTCCAGCAACAGTCGGCCGCCCTGATCAAGGCCGGCGGAACGCTGGTCTCGGTCGTCGGGCCCGTCAAGGCCAGGCCCGCCGACGGATTGGCGATCGACTTCGTCGTCGAGTCCGATCGCCGCCAGTTGACCGAGATCGTCCAGCGGGTTCGCGACGGCCGACTCCGGACCAACATCGGCGCCGTGGACAGCCTCGACAACGCTGTCCCAGCCCTGAACCCGACCGAACGACGCAAGGGCAAAACGGTCATCACCGTACGCCCATAA
- the msrA gene encoding peptide-methionine (S)-S-oxide reductase MsrA, producing the protein MTDNGTITRIPGAETAVLAGGCFWGMQDLIRREPGVLSTRVGYTGGRNDHPTYRNHPGHAEAVEIVFDPTKTTYRDILAFFFQIHDPSTLNRQGNDIGTSYRSAIFPVTPEQEQIARETIADVDASGLWPGKAVTTIEQAGPFWQAEPEHQDYLRKYPNGYTCHFPRPGWVLPRRSEKSAAASS; encoded by the coding sequence ATGACCGATAACGGCACCATCACACGGATCCCCGGAGCGGAGACGGCGGTTCTCGCCGGCGGCTGCTTCTGGGGCATGCAGGACCTGATCCGTCGGGAGCCCGGGGTGCTTTCCACCCGGGTGGGATACACCGGCGGACGCAACGACCATCCGACCTACCGGAACCACCCAGGACATGCCGAGGCCGTCGAGATCGTCTTCGACCCGACGAAGACGACCTACCGCGACATCCTGGCGTTCTTCTTCCAGATCCACGACCCGTCGACCCTGAACCGGCAAGGAAACGACATCGGCACGAGCTACCGCTCGGCCATCTTCCCGGTGACCCCGGAGCAGGAGCAGATCGCCCGCGAGACGATCGCCGACGTCGACGCATCAGGGCTGTGGCCTGGGAAGGCGGTCACCACGATCGAGCAGGCCGGCCCGTTCTGGCAGGCCGAACCCGAACACCAGGACTACCTGCGTAAGTATCCGAACGGCTACACCTGCCACTTCCCCCGTCCGGGGTGGGTGCTCCCCCGCCGCTCCGAGAAGTCGGCGGCCGCGTCCAGCTGA
- a CDS encoding 2-phosphosulfolactate phosphatase → MADLFGQRDFTVRFDWGPVGAEAMAADVAVVVDVLSFSTSVTIAVERGMRVFPYPWRGPRAEAFAAEHGAVLAMGRLEASRSPDLLAPSLSPVALQMCRFVPRVVLPSPNGSSIAELLRAGGSIVAAGCLRNAHAIAEWLAPTINAGRSVGVVAAGERWGGDDSLRPALEDHLGAGAILSELVELGFGDRMSPEAAAAAQLFDAASERLADRLHQCVGGRELIEAGFGTDVDVAAELNVSGSVPVLIDGAFRRAR, encoded by the coding sequence ATGGCCGATCTGTTCGGGCAGCGGGACTTCACCGTGCGTTTCGACTGGGGGCCGGTCGGTGCCGAAGCGATGGCGGCCGACGTAGCTGTCGTGGTCGACGTGCTGAGTTTCTCCACGTCGGTGACGATCGCCGTCGAGCGCGGGATGCGGGTCTTTCCCTATCCGTGGAGGGGCCCGCGTGCCGAGGCATTCGCCGCCGAGCACGGTGCCGTACTGGCCATGGGCCGCCTCGAGGCGAGCAGATCACCCGACCTGCTCGCTCCGTCGTTGTCACCTGTGGCGTTGCAGATGTGTCGGTTCGTTCCGCGGGTGGTGCTGCCGTCGCCGAACGGATCATCGATCGCCGAACTGCTCCGGGCAGGAGGTTCGATTGTAGCGGCCGGCTGCCTGCGGAACGCGCACGCGATCGCCGAGTGGCTTGCGCCGACGATCAACGCCGGGCGTTCGGTCGGTGTCGTTGCCGCCGGCGAGCGGTGGGGTGGTGACGACTCGCTGCGGCCGGCGCTGGAAGATCATCTCGGAGCCGGTGCGATCCTTTCCGAGCTCGTCGAGCTCGGGTTCGGTGATCGGATGAGTCCCGAGGCAGCTGCTGCAGCACAGCTCTTCGACGCCGCCTCGGAACGGCTGGCCGACCGTTTGCACCAGTGTGTGGGCGGTCGCGAACTGATCGAGGCCGGCTTCGGTACCGATGTGGATGTGGCGGCGGAGCTGAACGTGTCCGGAAGCGTCCCGGTGCTGATCGACGGGGCATTCCGTCGGGCACGTTGA
- a CDS encoding FAD-binding oxidoreductase, which yields MVIGHPQRSSGPTISGPNWLRATITDAEPLTDRSRSLRLTVPGWTASLPGQHVDVRLTAPDGYQAARSYSLATSGPGEDLELGIDRLPDGEVSPYLVDIAQIGDSLEVRGPLGGWFVWRPDDPRPIQMIAGGSGVVPFIAMIRARAAAPDGTPFRLLYSVGSPATSMYRSYLENPPAGVTVDWIYSRTAPAGTTRPAGRLTKLDLEKCAVPVHDGPLNYICGSTGFAEHVSQLLIDQGHPASMIKIERYGGN from the coding sequence GTGGTCATAGGTCATCCGCAACGCAGCAGCGGCCCCACCATTTCCGGTCCGAACTGGTTGCGGGCCACGATCACCGATGCCGAGCCGCTCACGGACCGCAGCCGGAGTCTGCGACTCACGGTCCCGGGCTGGACGGCCAGTCTGCCCGGGCAGCACGTGGACGTCCGGCTGACCGCCCCCGACGGCTACCAAGCCGCCCGGTCCTATTCACTGGCGACCAGCGGACCGGGTGAGGACCTCGAGCTCGGGATCGATCGCCTGCCCGACGGCGAGGTATCGCCCTATTTGGTCGACATCGCCCAGATCGGAGACAGCCTCGAGGTCCGTGGGCCCCTGGGCGGCTGGTTCGTGTGGCGACCCGACGACCCGCGCCCCATCCAGATGATCGCCGGTGGGTCGGGCGTCGTGCCGTTCATCGCGATGATCCGCGCCCGAGCCGCCGCACCGGACGGCACGCCGTTCCGGCTGTTGTACTCGGTCGGCTCGCCCGCGACCTCGATGTATCGCAGTTACCTGGAGAATCCGCCCGCGGGTGTCACCGTCGACTGGATCTACAGCCGAACCGCGCCGGCCGGGACGACGCGGCCGGCCGGACGACTGACCAAACTTGATCTTGAAAAATGTGCCGTACCGGTCCATGACGGGCCGCTGAACTACATCTGCGGATCAACAGGATTCGCCGAACACGTATCCCAATTACTCATCGACCAAGGACATCCGGCGTCGATGATCAAGATCGAACGATACGGAGGCAACTGA
- a CDS encoding DUF6510 family protein: protein MTQRLDGNSLAGPLSVIFRFDPTMAVGSCNTCGDVRPIGASIVYSSAMGAVVRCASCDNVLMTYVQTPTGIVLTTRGLTWLRIDADPEQEHRDR from the coding sequence ATGACCCAACGGCTGGACGGAAACTCGCTCGCCGGGCCCTTGTCGGTGATCTTCCGGTTCGACCCAACCATGGCCGTCGGATCGTGCAACACCTGTGGTGACGTTCGCCCCATCGGCGCGTCGATCGTCTACAGCTCCGCAATGGGCGCTGTCGTCCGGTGCGCGAGCTGCGACAACGTCCTGATGACCTATGTGCAGACCCCGACAGGCATCGTGCTGACCACTCGCGGGTTGACTTGGCTCCGGATCGACGCCGACCCCGAGCAGGAGCACCGCGACCGATGA
- the egtD gene encoding L-histidine N(alpha)-methyltransferase: protein MTLTRIDIDLPEHQLRETLVADAARGLLAAAKTCPPKYFYDQRGSELFEQICGLPEYYPTRIERRILTRWADEIVAAVPAFTSLVELGSGSSSKTPLLLDALYRQTPAVSYVPVDVSLHALVGAVGALRDAYRTLPIHGVVRDFEDPLHGLPDLGHRVVALLGGTIGNLDPRTRAGFLADVAAGLSTGEGLLLGVDLVKEPRRLVRAYDDAAGTTRLFNQNMLNVLNRLLDADFEPDRFDHVAVWNEEQSWIEMRLRAREAMKIRLGSLDALVGFEEGEEIRTEISTKFRRESLERELEAAGFGTRGWWVASEDEGCAGSAGDYAVVLGVRS, encoded by the coding sequence ATGACCCTCACTCGGATCGATATCGATCTCCCCGAACACCAGTTGCGCGAGACGTTGGTCGCGGACGCGGCCCGCGGCTTGCTCGCGGCCGCGAAGACGTGCCCGCCGAAGTACTTCTACGATCAGCGAGGCAGCGAACTGTTCGAGCAGATCTGCGGGTTGCCGGAGTACTACCCGACCCGGATCGAACGCCGGATCCTCACCCGGTGGGCGGACGAGATCGTCGCAGCGGTGCCGGCGTTCACCTCGCTGGTGGAACTCGGATCGGGATCGTCGTCGAAGACGCCACTCCTCCTCGACGCGCTGTACCGCCAGACTCCGGCAGTGAGCTACGTCCCGGTCGATGTCAGTCTGCATGCCTTGGTCGGCGCAGTCGGAGCGCTGAGAGACGCCTATCGCACGCTTCCGATCCATGGCGTGGTGCGGGACTTCGAGGATCCGCTGCATGGTCTGCCCGATCTCGGACACCGGGTGGTCGCCTTGCTCGGCGGAACGATCGGCAATCTCGACCCGCGGACCCGCGCCGGATTCCTGGCCGATGTCGCGGCCGGCCTGTCCACCGGAGAAGGGCTTCTCCTGGGGGTCGATCTGGTCAAGGAGCCCCGACGGCTCGTCCGGGCGTACGACGACGCCGCGGGAACGACCCGGCTCTTCAACCAGAACATGCTGAACGTGCTCAATCGGTTGCTGGATGCCGATTTCGAGCCGGACCGCTTCGATCACGTGGCTGTGTGGAATGAGGAACAGTCCTGGATCGAGATGCGCCTTCGGGCTCGGGAGGCGATGAAGATCAGGCTCGGCTCCCTGGACGCCCTGGTTGGTTTCGAGGAGGGCGAAGAGATCAGGACGGAGATCTCGACCAAGTTCCGCCGCGAGAGCCTGGAGCGGGAACTGGAGGCAGCGGGTTTTGGGACCAGAGGGTGGTGGGTCGCCAGTGAAGACGAGGGCTGTGCGGGCTCTGCGGGCGATTACGCGGTGGTACTCGGGGTGCGGTCCTGA
- a CDS encoding MFS transporter, which produces MPNQAPTRTRAIRRATLRSAFVPAATALVAAFVATAAPIPLFNTYRAEDNFSNADIAITVVAYSVGTVAALLVLGRLSNHLGRRRTAFMALALLLVGCLLLLDVHHIGALVIARLLTGLGVGLASSGLTSYLVDAAPGKPAWLASVAASQAPMLGLTLGAIGSGALVQFGPSPRELIYLAVGALLLLSALLILISPETAQATPGAWRALLPRVHLPVRARHLLPVAAAVFVVTWSTGAFYQAFVPALIDDQLHNHSTLVLALVFSAYMAPSVLGAPLSGRFSPATAQRIGMIVFGTGMVGIVASIAADTLALFIAASVIGGVGQGIAISSAIRGLLHGSVPADRAPIFATVYLLDYGGAAIISLVAGQLSNTFSLPQIAFAYGGLAVIATVFTVLAAKNPHTVADAKTVTRV; this is translated from the coding sequence ATGCCCAACCAGGCACCAACGAGGACCCGGGCCATTCGCCGAGCCACACTCCGGTCGGCGTTCGTGCCGGCGGCCACCGCCTTGGTCGCCGCCTTCGTCGCGACGGCTGCACCGATCCCGTTGTTCAACACCTACCGTGCCGAGGACAACTTCTCCAACGCCGACATCGCGATCACTGTCGTCGCGTACTCGGTCGGCACCGTCGCTGCCCTGCTGGTGCTGGGCCGGCTGTCCAATCATCTTGGCCGCCGGCGCACCGCCTTCATGGCGCTCGCCCTGCTGCTTGTCGGGTGCCTCCTGCTGCTCGATGTTCACCACATCGGTGCTCTGGTCATCGCCCGCCTGCTCACCGGATTGGGTGTTGGATTGGCCAGCAGCGGACTGACCTCGTACCTGGTGGACGCTGCGCCGGGCAAGCCCGCCTGGCTGGCCTCGGTCGCAGCGAGTCAGGCGCCCATGCTCGGTCTCACCCTCGGCGCCATCGGATCCGGTGCGCTTGTCCAGTTCGGCCCGTCGCCGCGTGAGTTGATCTATCTGGCTGTCGGCGCACTCCTCCTGCTCTCGGCCCTGCTCATCCTGATCAGTCCCGAAACCGCGCAGGCAACGCCAGGGGCATGGCGAGCGTTGCTACCGCGGGTCCACCTTCCGGTACGGGCAAGGCATCTGCTTCCGGTCGCAGCGGCCGTGTTCGTCGTCACCTGGTCGACCGGAGCCTTCTACCAGGCCTTCGTGCCCGCGCTGATCGACGACCAGCTCCACAACCACAGCACACTCGTCCTGGCGCTGGTCTTCTCCGCCTACATGGCGCCCAGCGTTCTCGGCGCGCCGCTGAGTGGGCGGTTCAGCCCGGCGACGGCCCAGCGCATCGGCATGATCGTTTTCGGAACAGGGATGGTCGGCATCGTGGCATCAATCGCGGCCGACACGTTGGCGCTGTTCATCGCCGCCAGCGTGATCGGCGGCGTCGGTCAGGGCATCGCCATCAGCTCCGCGATTCGCGGCCTCCTCCACGGCAGTGTGCCGGCCGACCGCGCGCCGATCTTCGCCACGGTCTATCTCCTCGACTACGGCGGAGCCGCCATCATCAGTCTCGTCGCCGGGCAACTGTCCAACACGTTCTCGCTGCCGCAGATCGCGTTCGCCTATGGCGGGCTTGCCGTCATAGCGACGGTGTTCACCGTGCTCGCCGCAAAGAACCCACATACCGTGGCCGACGCCAAGACGGTGACCAGGGTCTGA
- a CDS encoding LysE family translocator, whose amino-acid sequence MTVLGSGVSWTAAGGMALAALVMVLTPGPNMIYLVSRSIAQGRAAGLVSLGGTVVGFLVYMTVANLGLAVVFVVVPWLYIGLKAAGVLYLARLAWKALRPGGVGLFEPRPLANDSGWKLFRMGLITNLLNPKAAVMYLALIPQFIDPGHGGTAAQGFALGAIQITVSMIVNALIVIGAGTIAGFLMTRPTWVRWQRHLTGGLLGLVAVGLATEVPKAARP is encoded by the coding sequence GTGACGGTGCTGGGCAGTGGTGTCTCGTGGACTGCAGCAGGTGGGATGGCTCTCGCCGCGCTGGTGATGGTGCTCACGCCCGGGCCGAACATGATCTATCTCGTCTCGCGCAGCATCGCCCAGGGCCGGGCCGCCGGCCTGGTCTCGCTCGGCGGGACGGTTGTCGGGTTCCTGGTCTACATGACAGTGGCGAACCTGGGACTGGCGGTCGTCTTCGTCGTTGTCCCGTGGCTCTACATCGGCCTGAAGGCTGCAGGTGTGCTCTACCTCGCCCGACTCGCCTGGAAGGCGCTGAGACCGGGTGGTGTCGGGCTGTTCGAGCCGCGCCCACTGGCCAACGACTCGGGTTGGAAACTGTTTCGGATGGGCCTGATCACCAACCTGCTCAACCCGAAGGCGGCTGTGATGTACCTGGCGCTGATCCCGCAGTTCATCGATCCGGGGCACGGCGGCACTGCTGCGCAGGGATTCGCCCTCGGGGCCATCCAGATCACAGTCAGCATGATCGTCAACGCGCTGATCGTGATCGGCGCGGGAACGATCGCCGGGTTCCTCATGACGCGCCCGACGTGGGTCAGGTGGCAACGACACCTCACCGGAGGTCTGCTCGGTCTGGTTGCTGTCGGGCTGGCGACCGAGGTTCCGAAAGCGGCGCGGCCGTGA
- the egtB gene encoding ergothioneine biosynthesis protein EgtB, with translation MDSGTELTSLLKRYDEVRAYTERLAAPLSPEDQTVQSMPDVSPTKWHRAHVTWFFETFLLAENEAGFTPFQDQYWFLFNSYYEAVGPRYARPMRGVISRPGAYDVGRYRGNVDDRMRDLMDSLDDGTLGKLAPTIELGFHHEQQHQELLLMDIKHVLSLNPLEPAYADHRPSVGDPGPMGWLEYAGGLVEIGHNPAADGTFSFDNELPRHQQWLPAYRMADRLVTNAEWLAFMADGGYRRAELWLADGWAKVNSEGWSAPFYWRRRDDVWFEHTLTGCRPVDPDLPVCHVSQYEADAYATWAGKRLPTEAEWEHAARLEQTATTPSHLPNLADTRTWHAQASASPNGRLRQLFGDCWEWTSSAYLPYPRFHPPAGAIGEYNGKFMSSQMVLRGGCALTPPGHARASYRNFFPPGARWPLTGVRLADDGADTPPC, from the coding sequence GTGGACTCCGGAACCGAGCTGACGAGCCTGCTCAAGCGGTACGACGAGGTCCGTGCCTACACCGAGCGCCTCGCCGCTCCGCTGTCCCCGGAGGACCAGACCGTCCAATCGATGCCCGACGTGTCGCCGACGAAATGGCATCGGGCCCACGTCACCTGGTTCTTCGAGACCTTCCTGCTCGCCGAGAACGAGGCCGGCTTCACACCGTTCCAGGACCAGTACTGGTTCCTGTTCAACAGCTACTACGAAGCGGTCGGTCCGCGCTACGCCCGCCCCATGCGCGGCGTCATCAGCCGACCGGGCGCGTACGACGTCGGTCGTTATCGCGGCAACGTCGACGACCGGATGCGGGACCTGATGGATTCACTCGACGACGGCACCCTCGGCAAGCTCGCGCCGACGATCGAGCTCGGATTCCATCACGAGCAGCAACACCAGGAACTGCTGCTGATGGACATCAAACATGTGCTCTCACTCAACCCGCTCGAACCCGCATATGCCGACCATCGGCCGTCGGTGGGTGACCCTGGGCCGATGGGCTGGCTCGAATACGCCGGAGGCCTGGTGGAGATCGGTCACAACCCGGCAGCCGACGGCACCTTCAGCTTCGACAACGAACTGCCCCGCCATCAGCAATGGCTACCGGCCTACCGGATGGCGGACCGGCTGGTCACCAACGCTGAGTGGCTCGCATTCATGGCCGACGGCGGTTACCGCAGAGCCGAGCTGTGGTTGGCCGACGGGTGGGCCAAGGTCAACTCCGAAGGTTGGTCCGCGCCGTTCTACTGGCGTCGGCGTGACGACGTGTGGTTCGAGCACACCTTGACGGGATGCCGCCCGGTCGACCCCGATCTTCCGGTGTGCCACGTCAGCCAGTACGAGGCCGACGCCTACGCCACCTGGGCAGGCAAACGCCTGCCGACCGAGGCGGAATGGGAGCACGCCGCCCGACTGGAGCAGACAGCGACCACGCCGTCCCACCTGCCCAATCTGGCCGACACCCGGACCTGGCACGCCCAGGCCAGCGCGAGCCCCAACGGTCGGCTCCGGCAACTCTTCGGTGATTGCTGGGAGTGGACGTCGTCGGCCTACCTCCCCTACCCGCGATTCCATCCCCCGGCCGGTGCGATCGGCGAATACAACGGCAAGTTCATGTCCAGCCAGATGGTCCTCCGCGGCGGCTGCGCACTGACGCCACCCGGTCACGCCCGAGCGTCGTACCGCAACTTCTTCCCGCCTGGTGCCCGCTGGCCGCTCACCGGAGTACGGCTGGCCGACGACGGCGCCGACACACCACCTTGTTGA
- a CDS encoding class I mannose-6-phosphate isomerase, translated as MDERSIKAGDTSAVVAVLSANQPPDRFYRGGAAIADFRHEALISPFTPEDWVASTTCLAGAESTGLSVLPDGRRLLAAVEEDPHAWLGAEHLQSYGSDTKLLVKLLDAGQRLPVHAHPDGEFAGRWVARPHGKVEAWHMLRGGEVHIGLREPVQADELVRLVHAQDTERLLALLHQRHVDAGDTVYVPAGTLHSIGEGCFIVEVQEPEDLSILLEWRDFSLDGEVEGHLGLGFERALEAVDRTVLSDDQVDRLIAGAGSPSALPPEADGYFRLDRIRISGEQDLAQGFAVLVVIDGAVALQAEHAGRLDLADGTTTVVPAAAGRSTLTGEATVVVCRPPTPRQD; from the coding sequence ATGGACGAGCGTTCGATCAAAGCGGGCGACACGTCTGCCGTGGTTGCCGTACTGTCGGCGAACCAGCCCCCGGATCGCTTCTACCGTGGTGGCGCAGCGATCGCCGACTTCAGGCACGAAGCGTTGATCTCACCGTTCACTCCGGAGGACTGGGTTGCCTCGACCACCTGTCTGGCCGGTGCGGAGTCGACGGGCCTGAGTGTGCTCCCGGACGGCCGCCGGTTGCTCGCCGCGGTGGAGGAGGATCCCCACGCATGGCTCGGGGCCGAGCACCTGCAGAGCTATGGGTCCGACACCAAGTTGCTCGTGAAGCTCCTGGACGCGGGGCAGCGGCTGCCGGTCCACGCACACCCCGACGGCGAGTTCGCCGGACGCTGGGTGGCTCGGCCGCACGGCAAGGTCGAGGCCTGGCACATGCTGCGCGGCGGCGAGGTGCACATCGGCCTGCGCGAGCCCGTGCAAGCCGATGAACTCGTCCGGCTGGTCCATGCCCAGGACACCGAACGCCTGCTTGCCTTGTTGCATCAACGCCACGTCGACGCGGGCGACACGGTGTACGTTCCCGCGGGAACGCTGCATTCCATCGGTGAAGGCTGCTTCATCGTCGAGGTCCAGGAGCCGGAGGACCTGTCCATCCTGTTGGAGTGGCGGGATTTCTCGCTCGACGGTGAGGTCGAGGGCCACCTCGGTCTCGGCTTCGAGCGGGCACTCGAGGCCGTCGACCGCACCGTGCTCAGCGACGATCAGGTCGACCGTCTCATCGCCGGAGCGGGATCGCCGTCAGCTCTCCCGCCCGAGGCAGACGGCTACTTCCGTCTCGATCGGATCAGGATCTCCGGGGAGCAGGATCTTGCTCAAGGCTTTGCCGTGCTCGTGGTCATCGACGGTGCGGTCGCTCTGCAGGCGGAGCATGCCGGACGCCTCGACCTGGCTGACGGAACGACGACGGTCGTTCCTGCCGCGGCCGGGAGGTCGACCCTGACGGGCGAGGCAACGGTGGTGGTCTGCCGCCCTCCGACACCGCGCCAGGACTGA
- a CDS encoding molybdopterin-dependent oxidoreductase produces the protein MSDTTRGFVGRRRDRSDDLPPGQHLTDRFPVLSTGPTPRVRTEEWELIIRSSDTSMRWSWQEFMDLRVTTIVTDIHCVTSWSKLGTRWRGVSLDVLLADVPTTDRYVMAHSYGGYTTNHALDDLRGGKAWIAFEYDGRPLTPEHGGPARLLVPHLYFWKSAKWIHGFVTQERNDPGLWERNGYHLRGDPWREERYARWS, from the coding sequence ATGTCCGACACGACCCGAGGATTCGTCGGCAGACGACGCGATCGCAGCGACGATCTTCCACCGGGCCAACACCTCACCGATCGGTTCCCGGTGTTGTCCACCGGGCCGACCCCACGCGTACGGACCGAGGAATGGGAACTGATCATCCGCAGCTCCGACACCTCGATGCGCTGGAGCTGGCAGGAGTTCATGGATCTGCGGGTCACCACGATCGTCACCGACATCCACTGCGTCACCAGCTGGTCGAAACTCGGGACCCGGTGGCGCGGAGTCTCCCTCGACGTCCTGCTCGCCGACGTGCCGACCACCGACCGGTATGTGATGGCGCATTCCTACGGCGGATACACCACCAACCATGCGCTCGACGATCTTCGCGGCGGCAAGGCGTGGATCGCGTTCGAGTACGACGGCCGCCCGCTCACACCGGAGCATGGCGGGCCGGCCCGACTCCTGGTACCGCACCTCTACTTCTGGAAGAGCGCGAAGTGGATCCACGGATTCGTCACCCAGGAACGCAATGATCCCGGGCTGTGGGAACGCAACGGCTACCATCTCCGCGGCGATCCCTGGAGAGAGGAACGGTACGCCAGGTGGTCATAG
- a CDS encoding molybdopterin-dependent oxidoreductase, whose protein sequence is MSFVSRGFSGRRHTTDPRLPPGQTLVDSWPVLTAGPTPQIDTADWQFAIRDEAAVHRWSFDELIGLGVEDITVDIHCVTHWSKLDMSWRGVSLDRLLAGVDTELDFVMAHSYGGYTTNLPLADLRNGQAWIAIEADGRPLSPDHGGPARLLVPHLYFWKSAKWIRGLTLMPTDDPGFWEQNGYHRYGDPWREQRYG, encoded by the coding sequence ATGTCCTTCGTCAGCCGCGGCTTCTCCGGCCGCCGTCATACAACCGATCCGCGACTGCCGCCCGGCCAGACACTCGTCGACTCCTGGCCGGTCCTGACCGCCGGCCCGACTCCGCAGATCGACACGGCTGATTGGCAGTTCGCGATCCGTGACGAAGCCGCCGTGCACCGCTGGAGCTTCGACGAGCTCATCGGGCTCGGCGTGGAGGACATCACGGTCGACATCCACTGCGTCACCCACTGGTCGAAACTCGACATGTCCTGGCGCGGAGTGAGCCTGGACAGGCTCCTTGCCGGAGTGGACACGGAGCTGGACTTCGTCATGGCCCATTCATACGGCGGTTACACCACCAACCTGCCGCTGGCCGATCTGCGCAACGGCCAGGCCTGGATCGCCATCGAAGCCGACGGCCGACCGCTGAGTCCCGACCACGGCGGGCCGGCACGGCTCCTCGTCCCACACCTGTACTTCTGGAAGAGCGCGAAGTGGATCCGCGGGCTCACGCTGATGCCGACCGACGACCCGGGATTCTGGGAACAGAACGGCTACCACCGCTACGGCGATCCCTGGCGCGAACAACGCTACGGATAA